The following proteins are co-located in the Maridesulfovibrio sp. genome:
- a CDS encoding response regulator transcription factor, with protein MSEKNTAARVLLIDDHPAVRAGMRMLLETCEHKVVAEAGSCSEAFEILENIACEVALLDLTLHDRSGLELLPELEKRNIAALVYSMHETPSIIDRSFREGALGYVTKCEDPAIILEAIEVILHGKRFLSPYSAEVLDKKDGPVLQLIDLLSDRERQIYELLGQGLSNTEMAEKLDISPRTVETYFTRMVAKLEFENRKELRKYAISAGSI; from the coding sequence ATGAGCGAAAAGAATACTGCTGCCCGCGTGTTGCTTATTGATGATCATCCTGCTGTGCGTGCCGGAATGCGTATGCTTCTGGAGACTTGCGAACATAAGGTGGTTGCCGAGGCGGGAAGCTGTTCCGAAGCTTTTGAAATTCTGGAAAATATAGCGTGTGAGGTCGCTTTGCTGGATTTGACCCTGCATGACCGTAGCGGATTGGAACTCCTTCCGGAACTTGAGAAACGCAACATTGCCGCGCTGGTCTATTCCATGCACGAAACCCCTTCCATTATTGACCGTTCATTTCGTGAAGGCGCGTTAGGTTATGTCACCAAGTGTGAAGATCCGGCAATTATCCTTGAAGCCATTGAAGTTATTTTGCACGGTAAACGTTTTCTCAGTCCGTACTCAGCTGAAGTTCTGGATAAAAAGGACGGACCGGTCCTGCAGTTGATTGATTTGCTCAGTGATCGTGAACGGCAGATATATGAGCTTCTGGGGCAAGGATTAAGTAATACCGAAATGGCAGAAAAATTGGATATCAGCCCGCGTACGGTGGAGACATATTTCACCCGTATGGTTGCTAAGCTGGAGTTTGAAAATCGGAAGGAGTTACGGAAGTATGCTATTTCTGCGGGATCGATATGA
- a CDS encoding DMT family transporter — protein sequence MLQTNISRKRLSSGVIYALLGALCFGTTGTLQALTPEGSQPLVVGTMRLLVGGLIMLPWVKLTSGFTKKIPWPKRATLMATAGLVLFQLCFFVALRLTGVAVGTVIAIGSAPIIGGLIDFFFRGITPGKTWSIATLLSIFGLTMLSFDANVKLEPLGMFTALGAGAGYAIYAANSQIILANRSAQEMMAMIFCIGGMAMSPLLLINDISWMASIQGATSILLLGTVSSAIAFCLFATGLATLSLSTGLTLGLAEPLVAAMLGILFLGEPCSMQSVLGIFIIFSGMFVMTRTPSP from the coding sequence ATGCTTCAAACAAATATTTCTCGAAAGAGACTATCTTCCGGAGTCATATATGCCTTGCTGGGAGCCCTGTGTTTCGGCACCACAGGCACTCTTCAAGCACTTACTCCGGAAGGAAGTCAGCCTCTTGTAGTAGGCACAATGCGCCTGCTTGTGGGCGGCCTCATAATGTTGCCATGGGTAAAATTAACTTCAGGATTCACAAAAAAGATTCCCTGGCCCAAGCGGGCTACGCTGATGGCCACAGCCGGTCTGGTGTTATTTCAACTTTGCTTCTTTGTCGCATTACGTCTTACGGGAGTAGCTGTAGGTACGGTGATCGCCATTGGCTCCGCACCCATAATCGGTGGCCTGATTGACTTTTTTTTTAGAGGAATAACCCCCGGGAAAACGTGGTCCATAGCCACTCTGTTAAGCATATTCGGTCTAACTATGCTTTCATTTGATGCAAATGTTAAACTTGAGCCCCTTGGCATGTTCACGGCATTAGGAGCTGGTGCCGGTTACGCAATTTATGCTGCAAACAGTCAGATAATTCTGGCGAACCGATCTGCGCAGGAGATGATGGCAATGATCTTTTGCATCGGTGGGATGGCAATGAGCCCACTCCTCCTGATAAATGACATCTCATGGATGGCATCCATTCAAGGGGCTACGTCAATCCTGCTCCTCGGAACGGTAAGTTCTGCAATCGCGTTTTGTCTTTTTGCAACCGGATTAGCGACACTTTCACTCTCCACGGGCTTGACCCTAGGCCTCGCAGAACCGCTTGTCGCCGCCATGCTGGGTATTCTTTTTCTTGGAGAGCCCTGTTCAATGCAGTCTGTTTTGGGGATTTTCATTATATTTTCCGGTATGTTTGTGATGACAAGAACGCCATCACCCTAA
- a CDS encoding GntR family transcriptional regulator, which translates to MFTDAEGLLRVTVYKKLLDDMKSGKLEPGRLISINKLAAELETSKTPLREALLQLQVEGFVSILPQRGIIINALTHEDKKNIFEVCGGLEYQAVMSMFDLITNINIHEMEMFNSQIMASSEGAQYEDCNAINTNFHNAYLKLCPNNYLRYLLDINRTRLFVFTERDWGEAFREANYKEHQVIIDLFKAKDKLKLARYVRDVHWAYVWE; encoded by the coding sequence ATGTTTACTGATGCTGAGGGATTGTTGCGTGTAACAGTTTATAAAAAACTGCTTGATGATATGAAGTCCGGCAAACTTGAGCCCGGACGCTTGATCAGTATCAATAAGCTTGCTGCCGAGTTGGAAACCAGTAAAACCCCGCTGCGGGAAGCTCTGCTGCAGCTTCAGGTTGAAGGGTTTGTCTCGATTCTCCCCCAGCGTGGGATTATTATCAATGCTCTTACACACGAGGATAAAAAAAATATTTTCGAAGTGTGCGGAGGGCTGGAGTATCAGGCGGTCATGTCCATGTTTGACCTCATTACAAATATAAATATCCATGAGATGGAAATGTTCAATTCCCAGATCATGGCTTCGTCTGAAGGTGCTCAATACGAAGATTGCAACGCCATCAACACGAATTTTCATAATGCCTATTTAAAGCTATGCCCAAACAATTACCTCCGCTATCTGCTGGATATAAACCGTACCCGCCTCTTCGTGTTCACGGAAAGGGATTGGGGCGAAGCATTCAGGGAAGCCAACTACAAAGAGCATCAGGTAATCATCGACCTGTTCAAGGCAAAAGATAAGTTAAAGCTTGCACGATATGTCCGTGATGTGCATTGGGCATATGTGTGGGAGTAA
- a CDS encoding SulP family inorganic anion transporter, translating to MNSNNSIVSPSNGSVRADIFSGLTVALALVPEAVAFSFVAGVPPMVGLYGAFLMCFITAILGGRPGMISGATGAMAVVMVNLVMEGNALGEPGSYTGLQYLFFTLLLVGVLQIMAGFFRLGKFIRMVPRSVMMGFVNGLAIVIFLSQLNMFKSEGTWMQGQPLWLMIGLVALTMAILTIVPRLHKKAPGALIAIIAVSIFVTAMQVETQTVLSFIQSNGGTGIKGGLPSFAIPQVPLTWDTLIFVTPYALILAAIGLIETLMTLSLVDELTETRGSGNRECLAQGIGNFVNGLFGGMGGCAMIGQSMINISSGGRGRLSGIVAAGALLFFIMFTSQYIEQIPIAALVGVMLIVVIKTFAWSTFNIMNKVPKWDVTVIVLVTVLTVKYDLAIAVICGVIISAMIFAWENALRIRARKMVDEQGIKHYQIYGPLFFASTTLFLSKFDVSGDPDKVIIDFEDSRIMDQSAIEAINKIASMYERAGKRVYLVHLSQDCVRLIKRAEKICVVNILEDPSYFVGIDNYHQYIENLEFEAL from the coding sequence GTGAATTCAAACAATTCAATTGTTTCCCCTTCCAACGGCAGTGTCCGTGCTGACATATTCTCCGGACTTACTGTTGCCCTCGCCCTTGTTCCTGAAGCTGTTGCTTTCTCCTTTGTCGCAGGCGTCCCGCCCATGGTCGGGCTGTACGGAGCATTTCTCATGTGCTTTATCACCGCAATTCTGGGCGGCAGACCCGGCATGATCTCCGGCGCAACCGGAGCCATGGCGGTGGTAATGGTCAATCTGGTAATGGAAGGTAATGCGCTGGGCGAGCCCGGTTCATATACAGGGCTGCAATATCTCTTTTTTACCCTGCTTTTAGTCGGTGTTCTTCAAATCATGGCCGGCTTCTTCCGCCTAGGGAAGTTCATTCGCATGGTTCCCAGATCGGTTATGATGGGATTCGTCAACGGACTGGCTATTGTAATCTTCCTTTCCCAGCTGAACATGTTCAAATCAGAAGGAACATGGATGCAGGGTCAACCGCTCTGGTTGATGATCGGACTTGTTGCATTAACCATGGCAATCCTGACCATCGTGCCCAGACTGCATAAAAAAGCACCCGGAGCACTGATCGCCATCATTGCGGTTTCTATCTTTGTCACTGCCATGCAGGTTGAAACCCAGACTGTGCTCTCATTTATCCAATCCAACGGCGGAACCGGTATTAAAGGCGGCCTGCCTTCCTTTGCCATTCCTCAAGTACCGCTGACATGGGACACCCTCATTTTCGTCACCCCCTATGCCTTGATCTTAGCCGCTATCGGCCTGATCGAAACCCTGATGACCTTATCACTGGTTGACGAACTCACTGAAACTCGCGGCAGCGGAAACCGTGAATGCCTTGCTCAAGGTATCGGTAACTTTGTTAACGGTTTATTCGGCGGCATGGGCGGATGTGCCATGATCGGCCAGAGCATGATCAACATATCCTCAGGCGGACGCGGAAGACTTTCCGGAATTGTCGCAGCCGGTGCTCTGCTCTTTTTCATCATGTTCACTTCACAGTACATTGAACAGATTCCCATTGCCGCACTTGTCGGGGTTATGCTCATCGTGGTCATCAAGACCTTTGCATGGAGCACCTTCAACATCATGAACAAGGTTCCCAAATGGGATGTCACCGTCATCGTGCTGGTTACGGTCCTGACCGTAAAATATGATCTTGCCATTGCCGTTATCTGCGGCGTGATCATCTCGGCGATGATCTTCGCATGGGAAAACGCCCTGCGTATCCGCGCCCGCAAGATGGTTGATGAACAAGGCATCAAGCATTACCAGATCTACGGTCCGCTGTTCTTCGCTTCCACCACTCTGTTCCTCAGCAAGTTCGACGTGTCGGGAGACCCGGACAAAGTGATCATTGATTTCGAAGATTCCCGGATAATGGACCAGTCCGCCATTGAAGCAATCAACAAAATTGCCTCCATGTATGAACGGGCCGGAAAAAGAGTCTACCTTGTCCATCTCAGCCAGGATTGCGTGCGCTTGATCAAGCGGGCCGAAAAAATCTGCGTGGTGAACATACTTGAAGATCCCAGCTACTTTGTCGGCATCGACAACTATCACCAATATATTGAAAATCTTGAATTTGAAGCGCTTTAG
- a CDS encoding cache domain-containing protein, translated as MPIFKKIAKIADSLWVKITIPIVSSVILFLGVVVFVQLPETYNALLNKRKEALRDATDIAWNTLNFYHEKQLRGEMSESEAQENAIKSISEIRFGASGKDYFWIMDYHPHMVMHPYVSKLNGENVTNYQDAKGKKLFIEMVSETKKTGTAYIPYHWQWQDDKNIIYAKISYVKRFKPWKWIIGTGAYIHDIDENAIQQTQKMFLATLGVLSIISLLSFLSIKRSVQASSIISKNEATMREIFQQSKELLIILDMDGSILQANKAVLEMSKLSTPQIFNCKLEDIFPNIDQESAETIKKAVKNAGNGSSSSFDMKLIADNNTRTYLKVTITPINDDEGETIFIFANGINLTDINIAFEQLEELNANLEARVAERTHELKLSLENLQNTQDQLVQSEKMAALGGLVAGVAHEINTPLGLGVTTATFLEEQVSKIKEAYEEGKFTKGEFEVFLNNCEEATRSMLVNLRRGADIIRSFKQVAVDQTNESLRTINLNEYLEEVMLSLKPSYKNSGHIVKTDCPADIIITTYPGLLMQIISNLTMNSLIHAFSGIDSGHITIAASKESEKIKIIYSDDGIGLTQEQQAKIYDPFFTSKQAAGGTGLGMHIVYNIVTQKLRGSIQLESSPGQGVCFTIIIPEHNDSN; from the coding sequence ATGCCTATCTTCAAGAAAATTGCGAAAATAGCTGATTCATTATGGGTTAAAATCACTATTCCCATAGTATCTTCAGTCATTTTATTTTTGGGAGTAGTTGTTTTTGTACAATTACCGGAAACATATAATGCTCTGCTGAATAAACGCAAAGAAGCATTACGGGACGCCACCGACATCGCATGGAACACACTGAACTTCTATCACGAAAAACAATTAAGAGGAGAAATGTCGGAATCAGAAGCTCAGGAAAATGCAATCAAAAGTATATCTGAAATTAGATTTGGAGCATCCGGCAAGGATTATTTTTGGATCATGGATTACCATCCGCATATGGTAATGCACCCTTACGTTTCTAAACTGAATGGGGAAAATGTTACGAATTACCAAGATGCCAAAGGCAAGAAATTATTTATTGAAATGGTTTCTGAAACCAAGAAGACAGGAACTGCATACATACCTTACCACTGGCAATGGCAGGATGATAAAAATATAATCTATGCAAAAATATCATACGTTAAACGTTTCAAACCATGGAAATGGATTATCGGAACCGGAGCATACATTCACGATATAGATGAAAATGCCATACAACAAACACAAAAGATGTTTCTTGCCACGTTGGGAGTTCTTAGCATCATATCCTTACTTTCATTTCTATCTATCAAGAGGTCTGTTCAAGCTTCTTCAATAATTTCGAAAAACGAAGCAACCATGCGAGAAATATTTCAGCAGTCTAAAGAATTGCTGATCATTTTAGATATGGACGGCTCGATTCTTCAAGCCAACAAAGCCGTGCTTGAAATGTCTAAACTTTCAACCCCTCAAATTTTTAACTGCAAACTTGAAGACATATTCCCTAATATCGATCAAGAATCAGCTGAAACCATTAAAAAGGCAGTCAAAAACGCTGGCAACGGTTCAAGCTCCAGTTTCGATATGAAACTCATTGCAGACAACAACACACGCACCTATCTAAAAGTAACGATCACCCCCATTAATGACGATGAAGGGGAAACCATATTTATCTTTGCAAACGGAATTAATCTTACAGATATCAACATTGCATTTGAACAACTTGAAGAGCTGAACGCAAATCTTGAAGCCCGTGTAGCGGAAAGAACCCACGAATTAAAATTATCCCTTGAAAATCTGCAGAATACGCAAGATCAACTTGTTCAGTCCGAAAAAATGGCCGCACTTGGTGGACTGGTTGCCGGAGTTGCCCATGAGATAAATACCCCGCTCGGACTGGGTGTAACAACTGCCACCTTCCTAGAAGAACAGGTAAGCAAGATAAAGGAAGCCTATGAAGAAGGTAAATTCACCAAAGGAGAATTTGAAGTTTTCCTGAATAATTGTGAAGAAGCGACACGTTCAATGCTGGTTAACCTCAGAAGAGGGGCCGACATAATTCGCAGCTTCAAGCAGGTTGCAGTGGATCAAACCAACGAATCTTTGCGGACCATCAACCTCAATGAATACCTTGAGGAAGTCATGCTCAGTTTAAAACCGAGCTACAAAAACAGTGGGCACATTGTAAAAACAGACTGTCCCGCCGATATAATCATAACAACGTATCCAGGACTTTTGATGCAGATAATTTCCAACCTGACAATGAATTCGCTGATCCATGCTTTCAGCGGGATAGATTCAGGACACATTACTATTGCGGCATCGAAAGAAAGTGAGAAAATTAAAATCATTTATTCAGACGACGGCATAGGCCTGACACAAGAGCAACAGGCCAAAATATATGATCCCTTCTTTACTTCCAAACAAGCAGCCGGCGGAACAGGGTTGGGCATGCACATTGTATATAATATTGTCACCCAAAAACTACGCGGCTCAATACAGTTGGAATCATCACCCGGCCAAGGGGTTTGTTTTACGATAATTATTCCTGAACACAATGACAGCAACTAA
- a CDS encoding DUF3369 domain-containing protein, with the protein MGKDDLLFSDSDDLFLEDEVEVEEPSTQNLWKVLIVDDEKEVHTTTRLVLNDFKFEGAGLEFLSAYSGLEALEILRQHTDIAVVLLDVVMETPHAGLDCADAIRNELKNKNIRIVLRTGQPGQAPERKVIVEYDINDYKHKTELTTQRLFSTVYTAIRSYRDLSALDKQRIGLRYIIDASADFFQQHSISTLAKGVLTQIEAMFSMHNSLYVHSKKNFAAAMSDGTNKIWSVLTGTGKYGDSNEDPQISEKVLTLLNESVKSKKSAFVGEDFIGYFPTQSDKHHVIYLEDCRAQNIEEINDLLTVFTNNVGIALDNAYLNEEIQETQTEVIYRLGEIIETRSKETAYHVERVAEYSYIIGIAAGMSSIDANRLKQASPMHDIGKVGISDSILLKPGKLNDEEFEIMKTHTSIGYKLFKSSKRQLLKIAADIAYTHHEHWDGNGYPRGIKGEDIPLEGRITNIVDVFDALCSDRVYKRAWSAEEALKFLIGEKGKMFDPNLVDIFEEQFENILKVKEKYSGSQE; encoded by the coding sequence ATGGGGAAGGACGATTTATTATTCAGCGACAGTGACGATCTCTTTCTGGAAGACGAAGTAGAAGTCGAAGAGCCAAGCACCCAGAACTTATGGAAAGTATTGATAGTTGACGATGAAAAAGAAGTTCACACAACAACAAGACTGGTTCTGAATGATTTTAAATTTGAGGGCGCCGGACTGGAATTCCTCTCCGCTTATTCAGGACTCGAAGCCTTGGAGATACTTAGGCAACACACGGATATAGCAGTCGTTCTGCTGGATGTGGTCATGGAAACACCTCATGCCGGGCTGGATTGTGCCGATGCCATCAGAAACGAATTAAAAAATAAAAACATCCGCATCGTACTTAGAACCGGACAACCGGGACAAGCTCCGGAACGCAAGGTAATTGTTGAATACGATATCAACGATTACAAGCACAAAACAGAATTAACAACGCAACGCCTGTTCAGCACAGTCTATACAGCGATACGCTCATACAGGGACCTTTCTGCATTGGATAAACAGCGGATCGGATTAAGATACATAATAGATGCTTCAGCTGATTTTTTTCAACAACACTCCATCAGCACGCTGGCGAAAGGTGTTCTTACCCAGATAGAAGCAATGTTCAGCATGCACAACTCATTATACGTTCATTCGAAGAAGAATTTTGCTGCTGCCATGAGTGACGGCACAAATAAAATATGGAGTGTTCTTACCGGAACAGGAAAATATGGAGATAGCAACGAAGATCCTCAAATCAGTGAAAAGGTGCTTACTCTTCTGAATGAATCAGTAAAATCTAAAAAAAGTGCTTTTGTAGGTGAGGATTTCATCGGATATTTTCCTACCCAGTCAGATAAGCACCACGTCATTTATCTTGAAGATTGCAGAGCTCAAAACATTGAAGAAATCAACGACCTATTAACTGTATTTACCAATAATGTAGGAATTGCATTGGACAATGCATATTTAAACGAAGAAATACAGGAGACACAAACTGAAGTAATTTATCGATTAGGTGAAATCATCGAAACCAGATCAAAAGAAACTGCCTACCATGTAGAACGTGTAGCAGAATATAGTTACATAATTGGCATTGCAGCAGGGATGTCATCTATAGACGCAAATAGATTAAAGCAGGCTTCACCCATGCATGATATTGGAAAGGTCGGTATTTCAGACAGTATTCTTCTAAAACCGGGAAAACTTAATGATGAAGAATTCGAGATCATGAAGACTCATACCAGTATTGGGTATAAACTCTTTAAATCATCCAAAAGGCAATTACTGAAAATAGCCGCCGACATAGCATACACACATCATGAGCATTGGGACGGGAACGGATATCCGAGAGGAATCAAAGGAGAGGATATTCCTCTCGAAGGACGCATAACAAACATTGTAGATGTATTTGACGCCCTATGCAGTGACCGGGTTTACAAAAGGGCATGGTCTGCTGAAGAAGCTTTAAAATTCCTCATTGGGGAAAAGGGAAAAATGTTCGACCCCAACCTTGTCGATATATTTGAAGAACAGTTTGAGAATATTTTGAAAGTAAAAGAAAAATACTCAGGCTCACAGGAATAG
- a CDS encoding sodium-dependent transporter, with the protein MQKRETWGSRTGFIMAAVGSAIGLGNIWRFPYMVYENGGGAFLIPYFVAMLAAGMPFMILEFGLGQKFKGSAPKVFSSISKKWEWLGWWQVMVSFIITTYYVVVVAWAINYFLLAFNQGWTASPKDFFFGEFLGLTDSPMNMGGVQTSILYATAAAWLMTYAAVFTGVKSGIERISKIFMPLLFLLVFIFIGRGLMLPGAADGLEWLFKPDFNAIMDGKVWADAFGQIFYSLSIGFAIMISYSSYLSKDSDITNNACMTVFINCGFSVISGIMIFSVLGYMAHQQGVPVSDVAGSGVGLAFITLPTAINLMPAPAFFGTLFFLALTVAGLSSMISLAEVVVAALIDKMSVSRKVAATVLCVLGFLVSIAFTTGGGLLLLDIVDHFINNFGILMGGFIEILFVAWFCKLDDLRNHVNLTSEIKVGALWMNSLRFVVPAMLGFMLISNFVGDLSKNYGGYSTAATVAFGWSTIVICLIFGLVCARSDGGFVNVTGINRNFLKRR; encoded by the coding sequence ATGCAGAAAAGAGAAACATGGGGTTCACGTACAGGCTTCATCATGGCCGCAGTGGGGTCCGCAATTGGATTGGGAAACATCTGGCGTTTTCCGTACATGGTTTATGAAAACGGCGGCGGCGCATTCCTTATTCCTTATTTTGTGGCCATGCTTGCCGCAGGTATGCCTTTCATGATTCTTGAATTTGGTCTGGGCCAGAAATTCAAGGGCTCAGCTCCCAAGGTTTTTTCCTCCATTTCCAAAAAATGGGAATGGCTCGGCTGGTGGCAGGTTATGGTGTCTTTCATTATCACCACTTATTATGTTGTAGTCGTGGCTTGGGCCATCAACTATTTCCTGCTTGCCTTTAATCAGGGCTGGACTGCCTCGCCCAAGGATTTCTTTTTCGGTGAATTCCTCGGCCTGACCGATTCTCCCATGAACATGGGCGGTGTGCAGACTTCAATCCTTTACGCCACAGCCGCTGCATGGTTGATGACTTATGCGGCTGTTTTTACCGGGGTTAAGAGCGGTATTGAACGGATCAGCAAGATCTTCATGCCTTTGCTTTTCTTGCTTGTATTCATCTTCATCGGCAGAGGGTTGATGCTGCCCGGTGCTGCTGATGGTCTGGAATGGTTGTTCAAGCCAGATTTCAACGCCATTATGGACGGAAAAGTCTGGGCTGATGCTTTCGGCCAGATTTTTTACAGCCTGTCCATCGGCTTTGCGATCATGATTTCTTACTCAAGTTATCTCTCCAAGGATTCCGACATCACCAACAACGCCTGTATGACCGTTTTTATCAACTGCGGTTTCAGTGTCATTTCCGGGATCATGATTTTCAGTGTCCTCGGTTACATGGCTCATCAGCAGGGCGTACCGGTTAGTGACGTTGCCGGTTCCGGTGTCGGACTTGCCTTTATCACCTTGCCTACCGCTATCAACCTGATGCCTGCTCCTGCGTTTTTCGGAACCCTGTTCTTCCTCGCACTTACTGTAGCCGGTCTGTCTTCCATGATCTCTCTTGCCGAGGTTGTTGTTGCCGCACTTATCGATAAGATGAGTGTTTCACGTAAGGTTGCAGCTACTGTTTTATGTGTGCTTGGTTTTCTGGTCAGCATCGCCTTCACCACTGGCGGCGGACTGCTCCTGCTTGATATCGTAGACCACTTTATTAATAACTTCGGTATCCTTATGGGCGGATTTATTGAGATCCTTTTTGTGGCTTGGTTCTGCAAACTCGATGACCTGCGTAATCATGTAAACCTTACTTCCGAAATTAAAGTTGGCGCACTGTGGATGAACAGTCTCCGTTTTGTGGTTCCCGCAATGCTCGGCTTTATGCTGATTTCAAACTTTGTAGGAGATCTTTCCAAAAACTACGGCGGTTACTCTACTGCGGCTACTGTTGCATTCGGTTGGTCTACAATTGTTATCTGCCTGATTTTCGGTCTGGTTTGTGCCCGCAGTGACGGTGGATTCGTCAATGTAACCGGTATCAACAGAAACTTTCTGAAAAGGAGATAG
- a CDS encoding MetS family NSS transporter small subunit: protein MEFSAIIMMLFGLGITWGGAYVCFRITFKNQ, encoded by the coding sequence ATGGAATTCTCAGCAATCATCATGATGCTTTTCGGACTCGGTATCACTTGGGGCGGCGCTTATGTCTGCTTCCGTATCACCTTCAAGAATCAGTAA
- a CDS encoding extracellular solute-binding protein, with the protein MKRILVFALLTVFALAGTAQAETLKLLTWKGYAPQKLIDTFEKETGIKVEVTFSNNEEMIAKLRATRGAGFDLAQPSQDRISSVQKKYNLYQAMDYSKLDSSLFIPSMLTAVKANTLVKDESYAAPFCWGTSGLIVNSEKAPNADSFKALIDPKYKGRVSYRLKRPTLIAMGFALGYDPFALYDDPKAYKAMLDKIAETMIEAKPIVKNYWANGDSLLESMRSGEVFVAMAWDAGGWKLHADNKAIDFKAPKEGALGWIDTFAIPAKAKNVEAAYKWINFMMKPENAGYFSSKEKYATASKDALKFTEKAVAANFARSFPQAVIDNIKWYPPVPAKLESMEGKILDKIKAAN; encoded by the coding sequence ATGAAAAGGATTCTTGTATTTGCTTTGCTGACTGTGTTTGCTCTGGCCGGAACCGCTCAAGCGGAGACTCTGAAGCTGTTAACCTGGAAAGGGTATGCACCCCAGAAATTGATCGACACTTTTGAAAAGGAAACCGGAATCAAGGTCGAAGTGACCTTTTCCAACAACGAGGAAATGATTGCCAAGCTGCGGGCCACCCGAGGTGCAGGTTTTGACCTTGCCCAACCTTCACAGGACCGTATCTCTTCAGTACAGAAAAAGTATAACCTGTATCAGGCTATGGATTATTCCAAGCTTGATTCCAGTCTGTTTATCCCTTCCATGCTCACTGCGGTTAAAGCCAACACCCTTGTTAAAGATGAATCTTACGCAGCTCCTTTCTGCTGGGGGACATCCGGCTTGATCGTGAACAGTGAAAAGGCGCCGAACGCGGATTCCTTTAAGGCTCTGATTGATCCCAAGTACAAAGGGCGTGTGAGCTATCGCCTCAAGAGACCTACACTCATCGCCATGGGTTTTGCCCTCGGTTATGATCCTTTCGCTCTTTATGATGATCCCAAAGCTTACAAAGCCATGCTCGACAAAATCGCCGAGACTATGATCGAAGCTAAGCCCATTGTTAAAAATTATTGGGCTAACGGTGATTCTCTTCTTGAATCCATGCGTTCCGGTGAAGTCTTTGTCGCTATGGCCTGGGACGCCGGTGGATGGAAGCTGCATGCTGACAACAAAGCCATTGATTTCAAGGCACCCAAAGAAGGCGCTCTCGGCTGGATCGATACTTTTGCAATTCCTGCCAAGGCTAAAAACGTTGAAGCCGCCTACAAGTGGATCAACTTTATGATGAAGCCTGAAAATGCCGGTTACTTCTCCTCCAAGGAAAAATATGCAACCGCGTCCAAGGATGCTCTGAAGTTCACTGAGAAGGCTGTTGCTGCTAATTTTGCACGTTCTTTTCCTCAGGCAGTTATCGATAATATTAAATGGTATCCCCCGGTGCCTGCCAAGCTGGAAAGCATGGAAGGTAAGATTCTTGATAAGATCAAGGCTGCCAACTAG